Proteins encoded by one window of Panicum virgatum strain AP13 chromosome 7N, P.virgatum_v5, whole genome shotgun sequence:
- the LOC120682275 gene encoding deSI-like protein At4g17486 isoform X2, with translation MEAQNGAGAPVVLNVYDLTPMNNYLYWFGLGIFHSGIEVHGMEYGFGAHEFPTSGVFEVEPKSCPGFAYRRSVWMGTTDMSRAEFRSFIENLAGKYNGNTYHLISKNCNHFTDDVCKNLTRKSIPGWVNRLAKVHFSTVSYQKASKFLQSDTSLLILHFLMMIWIRYLHLLLGTVIWKSWTNTCCHQTSIL, from the exons ATGGAGGCGCAGAACGGCGCCGGGGCGCCGGTGGTGCTCAACGTGTACGACCTGACGCCCATGAACAACTACCTCTACTGGTTCGGCCTCGGCATCTTCCACTCCGGAATCGAAG TCCATGGCATGGAGTACGGATTTGGAGCACATGAGTTCCCAACAAGTGGGGTATTTGAGGTGGAACCAAAAAGCTGCCCTGGCTTCGCGTATAGAAGGTCCGTGTGGATGGGCACAACTGACATGTCTAGGGCAGAGTTCCGCTCATTCATTGAAAATCTTGCAGGAAAGTACAATGGTAACACGTATCATTTGATTTCAAAGAATTGCAACCATTTTACAGATGATGTCTGTAAGAATTTGACCAGGAAGTCAATCCCTGGATGGGTGAATCGGCTAGCAAAA GTTCATTTTTCAACTGTCTCCTACCAGAAAGCATCCAAGTTTCTACAGTCAGACACGTCCCTACTCATCCTGCATTTTCTG ATGATGATATGGATTCGATATCTTCATCTGTTATTGGGGACAGTGATTTGGAAGAGTTGGACCAACACCTGCTGCCATCAGACGTCCATTCTATAG
- the LOC120682275 gene encoding deSI-like protein At4g17486 isoform X1 — translation MEAQNGAGAPVVLNVYDLTPMNNYLYWFGLGIFHSGIEVHGMEYGFGAHEFPTSGVFEVEPKSCPGFAYRRSVWMGTTDMSRAEFRSFIENLAGKYNGNTYHLISKNCNHFTDDVCKNLTRKSIPGWVNRLAKVGSFFNCLLPESIQVSTVRHVPTHPAFSDDDMDSISSSVIGDSDLEELDQHLLPSDVHSIDVPRKLAKDLL, via the exons ATGGAGGCGCAGAACGGCGCCGGGGCGCCGGTGGTGCTCAACGTGTACGACCTGACGCCCATGAACAACTACCTCTACTGGTTCGGCCTCGGCATCTTCCACTCCGGAATCGAAG TCCATGGCATGGAGTACGGATTTGGAGCACATGAGTTCCCAACAAGTGGGGTATTTGAGGTGGAACCAAAAAGCTGCCCTGGCTTCGCGTATAGAAGGTCCGTGTGGATGGGCACAACTGACATGTCTAGGGCAGAGTTCCGCTCATTCATTGAAAATCTTGCAGGAAAGTACAATGGTAACACGTATCATTTGATTTCAAAGAATTGCAACCATTTTACAGATGATGTCTGTAAGAATTTGACCAGGAAGTCAATCCCTGGATGGGTGAATCGGCTAGCAAAAGTAG GTTCATTTTTCAACTGTCTCCTACCAGAAAGCATCCAAGTTTCTACAGTCAGACACGTCCCTACTCATCCTGCATTTTCTG ATGATGATATGGATTCGATATCTTCATCTGTTATTGGGGACAGTGATTTGGAAGAGTTGGACCAACACCTGCTGCCATCAGACGTCCATTCTATAGATGTACCGCGAAAGCTAGCCAAAGATCTTCTCTGA
- the LOC120681254 gene encoding protein FAR1-RELATED SEQUENCE 5-like, which translates to MARRLEFNDVQSDAESVAPIILAQECTTPQKSFSIPFCGSSYTPDCDDTMKPKIGMTFADVDSTKEFYKCYAHHVGFSVRVGQGQHKAIDGVVMYKRFLCAKEGFRDEKNLESGSKRKKYEKTITRCGCGAMLVIKRTENDKYMVIKFEEVHTHALVTP; encoded by the exons ATGGCAAGACGATTGGAGTTTAATGATGTACAATCTGATGCGGAGTCAGTTGCCCCGATCATTCTGGCTCAAGAATGTACAACACCACAAAAGTCCTTTAGCATCCCATTCTGT GGTTCATCTTATACTCCTGATTGTGATGACACCATGAAACCGAAGATCGGGATGACTTTCGCAGATGTTGACTCAACCAAGGAGTTCTACAAATGCTATGCTCATCATGTGGGATTTTCAGTTCGTGTTGGGCAGGGGCAGCACAAGGCTATTGATGGAGTGGTCATGTACAAGCGCTTCTTATGTGCAAAAGAAGGTTTTCGTGATGAGAAGAATTTGGAGTCTGGTAGCAAGCGGAAGAAGTATGAGAAAACAATCACTAGGTGTGGATGTGGAGCTATGCTTGTTATCAAGCGGACTGAGAATGATAAGTACATGGTGATAAAATTTGAGGAAGTCCATACACATGCACTTGTGACCCCCTAA